The following proteins are co-located in the Amblyraja radiata isolate CabotCenter1 chromosome 8, sAmbRad1.1.pri, whole genome shotgun sequence genome:
- the LOC116976186 gene encoding protein ZBED8-like, whose product MKQRWRLHTGSLIESPRQKNLTASAKSLSSHPFSKQRSWCWGNSSQTSSGRFPFRITQSKVESQMSNDILLQVVSAMKSSPLYSLQLDKLTDVASSSQLLVYVRYLDGEAMKEEYLFSEQLATTTRGEDVFRMLEAFLIKHELGWERLVGVCTGGAPFMVGCRSGFKAFVKDVAPHVSFTQCMIHRHALAMKTLPPGLREDCEPHPRDRNKLKNLQSDV is encoded by the coding sequence ATGAAGCAGCGTTGGAGGCTTCATACCGGATCGCTTATCGAATCGCCCAGACAAAAAAACCTCACAGCATCGGCAAAGAGCCTATCAAGCCACCCTTTCTCGAAGCAGCGAAGTTGGTGCTGGGGGAACAGCAGTCAAACAAGTTCAGGCAGATTTCCCTTTCGAATTACTCAGTCAAAAGTTGAATCTCAGATGAGTAatgatattctgctgcaagtTGTGAGCGCTATGAAGAGCAGTCCTTTGTATTCACTGCAATTGGACAAGTTAACAGATGTTGCCTCATCTTCCCAACTGCTAGTCTATGTTCGTTACCTCGATGGagaagccatgaaggaggagtacCTGTTCTCGGAGCAATTGGCTACTACGACTCGGGGAGAAgatgtgttcagaatgctggaagccttcctcatcaaacatgagcttggctgggaaCGCCTTGTCGGGGTGTGTACAGGTGGGGCACCTTTCATGGTCGGATGCAGATCCGGCTTCAAAGCCTTTGTGAAGGATGTAGCTCCCCATGTCTCCTTCACCCAATGCATGATACATCGCCATGCTTTAGCGAtgaagactctccctcctggtcttCGAGAAGATTGTGAACCACATCCGAGGGACCGCAACAAACTCAAGAATCTTCAAAGCGATGTGTGA